A region of Granulicella aggregans DNA encodes the following proteins:
- a CDS encoding efflux RND transporter periplasmic adaptor subunit has product MRNKFASAAASAGVVLMLLSAAGCEKKADIKDEAPGPLKVEQAQDINTVHVDHPEQFPLATAATQMMASSMSVTGQVQPDVTHVIPVISLASGRVVAIYAHIGDFVHKGQKLFTVQSSDIEGAYSDYRKAVADEALAKVQFDRSKLLYSKGAISQSALEIAQDTEDKAVVDVETSAEHLRLLGAKDLKQPTGAVDVFAPATGVIIEQNIVQSAGVKTLDNAPNLFTIANIDDVWIVCDVYENQLPNLAVGQEATIHFNAYTDKVVTGRISEIDPILDPNIRTAKVRVQVKNPGFMKIGMFVTASFQAQKQEPHVVVPASAIAHLHDQDFVYVATGQAQFALTKVTAGAILPGNLQVVQGLPAGKMVATNALELQSTVTQ; this is encoded by the coding sequence ATGAGAAACAAGTTTGCTTCGGCTGCCGCAAGCGCGGGCGTGGTCCTGATGCTTCTTTCAGCGGCCGGCTGCGAGAAAAAAGCCGACATAAAGGATGAGGCACCCGGGCCGCTGAAGGTCGAGCAGGCGCAGGACATTAACACTGTCCACGTCGACCATCCTGAGCAGTTTCCGCTGGCCACGGCGGCAACACAGATGATGGCTTCGTCGATGAGCGTTACCGGGCAGGTGCAGCCCGATGTGACCCATGTCATCCCGGTCATCTCGCTCGCCTCAGGCCGCGTTGTCGCAATCTACGCTCACATCGGCGACTTCGTCCACAAGGGACAGAAGCTATTCACGGTGCAGAGCAGCGATATCGAAGGGGCGTACTCGGACTACCGCAAGGCCGTCGCCGATGAGGCGCTCGCCAAGGTGCAGTTCGATCGCTCCAAGCTCCTCTACAGCAAGGGGGCGATCTCGCAGAGCGCCCTCGAAATCGCCCAGGACACCGAGGACAAGGCAGTCGTCGACGTCGAGACCTCGGCGGAGCACCTTAGGCTTCTTGGAGCCAAGGACCTCAAGCAGCCGACTGGCGCCGTTGACGTCTTCGCGCCCGCGACCGGTGTCATCATCGAGCAAAACATCGTCCAGTCCGCCGGCGTCAAGACACTCGACAACGCCCCCAATCTCTTCACCATCGCGAACATTGACGACGTATGGATCGTTTGCGATGTCTATGAGAATCAGCTCCCCAACCTCGCCGTCGGACAGGAAGCCACGATTCACTTCAACGCTTACACGGACAAGGTCGTCACCGGCCGCATTAGTGAGATCGACCCGATCCTCGATCCGAACATCCGCACCGCCAAGGTCCGCGTGCAGGTCAAGAACCCCGGCTTCATGAAGATCGGGATGTTCGTGACCGCATCGTTCCAGGCGCAGAAGCAGGAGCCCCATGTCGTTGTTCCGGCCTCGGCCATCGCGCACCTGCACGATCAAGACTTCGTCTACGTTGCGACCGGCCAGGCCCAGTTCGCCCTGACCAAGGTGACTGCTGGAGCGATTCTCCCAGGTAACCTCCAGGTCGTTCAAGGCCTGCCGGCAGGCAAGATGGTCGCAACCAACGCCCTCGAACTTCAGAGCACGGTGACGCAATAA
- a CDS encoding ABC transporter permease gives MASLSYASAIKIAAREMRSSRGKFFFVILSVAIGVAALTGVRGFSSSFRGALLTRARSIMAGDLAARMFQQVTPEQQKGLDQIAAEGVEITPVTELLSMASSPKTLDPLLVSLKAVDPNKYPFYGKVDLEPADRLQSQLGDDSVVVADDLLIRLHLKVGDQLTVGSKIFRIASVVTNEPDRLSGNFAAGPRVLISRKGLADSGLLAPGSHSGQRYLFKVPAPRNGAPISEKAVADLKLRLEKLLPEAQVTDYRETNPALTQGLDRATSLLSLMSLVALVLGAIGVAMAMRAHLQQRLDTIAIMKSLGARSGQIIKIYVLQTLLLGVAGGLLGVALGTGVQLAFPYLLAKFINVPTEVHLQLRTILTGLGAGVLTTLLFTLPPLLDIRGVRPILIFRRAVDEEDNSFLSEYFRSLRKNLLKATIAIVCIALVTAVLRKMGLAEVLEEIGVLVFTALIAVIPWKRIKSQAQIAAGALILIGLAAIATTLSDSATVGKVFSLGLVAVLAVLLAASAAVLASLRFFLSRTRLHLPSSLRHGLANLYRPGNPSAALLAAVGMGVMQIMTVYLVQQAVVSELHLASAPDLPNVFLIDITTDEIDGVRKLLIAQPGVTLAPELLPVVTSRIIAINGVPASEVKLTNFPRRMLQSINLTWSATPPPGTKLAAGKWWAPESIAPQVAVAKRQADRLGVKVGSTITFAAQDQQIVATVAALTESDGQHAFSRAEFVLPQPVLAGLPVVWYGGVHVDPTKVELLQRALYKAYPTVTVINVAAALETVRNVVIQITYVIQFLSAFSIFAGIVILASSIAGTRYRRIREVVVMKTLGATRSRIATVFSIEFAVLGLVAGLVGVFFANLIARVLLHRLDIVYHVQWLWTFAALAGTAGLTVITGWAASHRILGQKPLEVLREE, from the coding sequence ATGGCAAGCCTCTCTTACGCTTCAGCAATCAAGATCGCTGCCCGCGAGATGCGCTCCTCGCGCGGCAAGTTCTTCTTCGTCATCCTGTCGGTCGCCATCGGCGTCGCCGCGCTTACCGGCGTGCGCGGGTTCAGCTCCTCCTTTCGCGGAGCGCTGTTAACTCGCGCGCGAAGCATCATGGCGGGCGACCTTGCAGCTCGCATGTTCCAGCAGGTCACGCCTGAGCAACAGAAGGGCCTCGATCAGATCGCCGCCGAGGGTGTTGAGATCACGCCCGTCACCGAACTGCTCTCCATGGCCAGTTCGCCAAAGACGCTTGACCCGCTGCTCGTCTCGCTCAAGGCCGTCGATCCCAACAAGTATCCCTTCTACGGCAAGGTCGATCTCGAACCTGCCGATAGGCTTCAATCGCAGCTCGGAGATGATTCAGTGGTCGTTGCGGATGATCTGCTCATCCGCCTGCATCTGAAGGTCGGCGATCAGCTTACGGTGGGCAGTAAGATCTTCCGCATCGCCTCGGTTGTGACCAACGAACCCGACCGGCTCTCCGGCAACTTCGCGGCTGGCCCACGCGTTCTCATCTCGCGCAAGGGCCTTGCCGATAGCGGTTTGCTCGCACCCGGCAGTCACTCCGGCCAGCGATACCTCTTCAAAGTCCCGGCCCCGCGCAACGGTGCGCCCATCTCAGAGAAGGCGGTTGCCGATCTAAAGCTGCGGCTTGAAAAGCTCCTGCCAGAGGCGCAGGTAACCGACTATCGCGAGACCAATCCCGCGCTCACCCAGGGTCTCGACCGCGCTACCAGCCTGCTCTCGTTGATGAGCCTCGTCGCACTTGTCCTTGGTGCCATTGGAGTAGCGATGGCCATGCGCGCCCACCTGCAGCAGCGCCTCGACACCATCGCCATCATGAAGTCGCTCGGCGCACGCTCCGGCCAGATCATCAAGATCTACGTCCTGCAGACGCTTTTGCTCGGTGTCGCCGGAGGTCTGCTCGGCGTCGCCCTTGGCACCGGCGTGCAGCTCGCCTTCCCCTATCTGCTGGCGAAGTTCATCAACGTGCCCACCGAGGTCCATCTCCAACTTCGAACCATTCTCACTGGCCTTGGCGCGGGCGTGCTCACGACGCTGCTCTTCACGCTGCCTCCGCTGCTCGATATCCGCGGCGTGCGCCCCATCCTGATCTTTCGCCGCGCCGTCGACGAGGAAGATAACTCTTTCTTGTCCGAATATTTTCGTTCACTTCGCAAGAACCTTCTGAAAGCCACTATCGCGATAGTTTGCATAGCGTTGGTGACGGCAGTGCTCAGGAAAATGGGGCTCGCAGAGGTACTCGAAGAGATCGGAGTTTTGGTATTCACAGCATTGATCGCCGTAATACCTTGGAAGCGGATCAAGAGCCAAGCTCAGATTGCAGCCGGTGCCCTCATCCTCATCGGTCTAGCCGCTATTGCCACGACGCTCAGCGACTCCGCCACCGTGGGCAAAGTCTTTTCGCTTGGCCTCGTCGCCGTCCTCGCCGTCCTTCTGGCAGCCTCCGCAGCAGTCCTGGCTAGCCTTCGCTTTTTTCTCTCCCGCACGCGCCTGCACTTGCCTTCCTCCCTGCGTCACGGTCTCGCGAATCTCTATCGCCCCGGCAATCCGAGCGCCGCTTTATTGGCTGCCGTTGGCATGGGCGTCATGCAGATCATGACCGTCTATCTTGTCCAGCAGGCAGTCGTCTCGGAGCTCCATCTCGCCTCCGCGCCCGACCTGCCCAACGTCTTCCTGATCGACATCACCACCGACGAGATCGATGGCGTGCGCAAGCTACTCATCGCTCAGCCCGGAGTGACCCTCGCCCCCGAACTCCTTCCCGTCGTCACCTCGCGCATCATCGCGATCAACGGAGTTCCTGCCAGCGAGGTGAAGCTGACCAACTTTCCGCGCCGCATGCTGCAATCGATCAACCTGACCTGGTCGGCCACGCCGCCTCCGGGCACCAAGCTGGCGGCAGGGAAGTGGTGGGCACCCGAGTCGATCGCTCCCCAAGTTGCCGTCGCGAAGCGCCAGGCCGACCGCCTCGGCGTGAAGGTCGGCTCGACCATCACCTTCGCCGCGCAGGACCAGCAGATCGTCGCCACCGTCGCTGCCTTGACCGAGTCCGACGGCCAGCACGCCTTCTCCCGCGCGGAGTTTGTTCTCCCGCAACCTGTGCTCGCCGGCCTGCCGGTCGTCTGGTACGGCGGCGTCCACGTCGATCCAACAAAGGTAGAGCTACTGCAAAGAGCACTCTACAAGGCCTATCCCACTGTCACCGTCATCAACGTCGCTGCCGCCCTCGAAACCGTTCGCAACGTGGTCATCCAAATCACCTACGTGATCCAGTTCCTCTCCGCGTTCTCCATCTTCGCCGGCATTGTCATCCTTGCCAGTTCCATCGCTGGAACACGCTATCGCCGCATCCGCGAGGTCGTCGTGATGAAGACCCTTGGCGCGACGCGTAGTCGTATCGCCACGGTCTTCTCCATCGAGTTCGCGGTCCTTGGACTGGTCGCTGGGTTGGTTGGCGTGTTCTTCGCGAATCTCATTGCTCGCGTACTGCTTCATCGTCTCGACATCGTCTATCACGTTCAATGGCTATGGACGTTTGCTGCCCTCGCCGGCACCGCTGGCCTGACCGTGATTACGGGATGGGCGGCAAGCCACCGCATCCTGGGGCAGAAGCCTCTCGAAGTGTTGCGCGAAGAGTAG
- a CDS encoding TolC family protein: MFSSSVRIGAVSGCLWLVGAVATAQQPSQAPAQLQPPASPLALSWQQVQDRFRAANPTLRAGAIAIDESRAQEITAHLRPNPTFGAQVDQLTLFHSNPYQPLSQAYPNITFNYLHERDHKRELRTDSAKQGTKIAISNQTDLQRTLTYSLRQAFVQTLQAKAVLALTSENLSYYDHVLDVSRDRFHAGDIAQVDLDRLELGRVQYEQDNETADVNVRTAKIQLLQLINDRTPVDQFDVTGPYEFADALQPLDQYHQQAISERPDLLAALQTVEKAKIDHRLAIANGSTDPTFGVDAAHQPNPLNSYIGFSVNVPLRIFDRNQGEKQRTLLDIDLQQQQAEAARAQVFADVDSAYATVDSQLKLLRPYKDKYLKQALSVRDTISFSYQHGGASLLDFLQAQADYRNIQLGYVNLLGAYLTAAAQMNEAVGQEVLP, from the coding sequence TTGTTTAGTTCGAGCGTCCGCATTGGCGCGGTGTCGGGTTGCCTTTGGCTCGTTGGCGCTGTAGCGACAGCGCAGCAGCCGTCCCAAGCGCCAGCCCAGCTTCAGCCACCTGCATCTCCTCTCGCCTTGAGCTGGCAGCAGGTGCAGGATCGCTTCCGCGCCGCCAACCCGACTTTACGCGCTGGCGCTATCGCCATCGATGAGTCGCGAGCTCAGGAGATCACCGCACACCTTCGGCCCAACCCGACCTTCGGCGCGCAGGTCGACCAACTCACCCTCTTTCACAGCAATCCCTACCAGCCGCTCTCGCAGGCCTATCCGAACATCACCTTCAACTACCTGCATGAGCGCGACCACAAGCGCGAACTGCGCACCGACAGCGCCAAGCAGGGAACGAAGATCGCCATCTCGAACCAGACCGACCTTCAGCGGACATTGACGTACTCTCTGCGCCAGGCCTTTGTGCAGACGCTGCAGGCGAAGGCTGTGCTCGCGTTGACGAGCGAAAACCTTTCGTACTACGACCATGTTCTCGATGTCAGCCGGGACCGCTTCCACGCAGGCGATATCGCACAGGTGGATCTCGACCGGTTGGAGCTCGGCCGCGTTCAATACGAACAGGACAACGAGACCGCCGACGTCAACGTCCGCACGGCCAAGATTCAACTGCTCCAGTTGATCAACGACCGCACTCCGGTCGACCAGTTCGATGTGACCGGCCCTTATGAGTTTGCCGACGCACTGCAGCCGCTCGATCAATATCACCAACAGGCGATCTCGGAACGTCCGGACCTGCTCGCCGCGTTGCAGACTGTGGAGAAGGCGAAGATCGATCACCGGCTCGCGATCGCGAACGGCTCGACCGATCCCACTTTTGGCGTCGATGCCGCGCACCAACCCAATCCGCTGAACAGTTACATCGGCTTCAGCGTCAACGTGCCGCTGCGAATCTTCGATCGCAATCAGGGCGAGAAGCAGCGCACGCTGCTGGATATCGACCTGCAGCAGCAGCAGGCTGAAGCCGCCCGTGCGCAGGTCTTCGCGGATGTCGACTCGGCTTATGCCACGGTCGACAGTCAATTGAAGCTGCTGCGCCCCTATAAAGACAAGTATTTGAAGCAGGCATTGAGTGTGCGCGATACCATCTCGTTCTCTTACCAGCATGGCGGGGCGTCTCTGCTGGACTTCCTGCAGGCGCAGGCCGACTATCGCAACATCCAGTTGGGATATGTGAACCTGTTGGGAGCGTACCTCACCGCCGCTGCACAGATGAATGAAGCCGTAGGACAAGAGGTGCTTCCGTGA
- a CDS encoding efflux RND transporter permease subunit translates to MMGSLVDFALKNRFLVLILAILLFVWGIISFRALPVEAYPDVANNYVQIITQWPGRSAEDVEKQITVPVEIQMNGIPHLTHLRSTTLAGLSSVMLIFDDESTNDWNREKVLERISQVTLPTGLTPQIGTDWSPVGQIYWYTLTSKNPSYDNMALKSLEDWTLEKQFKSVPGVVDVSSFGGITREYQVRIDPDKLISYGLTIGQVEQQLTNNNVNAGGSFIEEGEQAINVQAVGLFTNVNDIANTVIKTQSGTALRIRDIATVEQGAKIRLGQIGKAIRRNDGVVVDDPDVVEGIVLLQKGANSDEVLDNIHAKVTELNGIDAKPAVPAHFDGEFPFFHSSEPAVAAKQGLLPPGVKVVPFLDRDDLVHLTTHTVLHNLTEGIILVMIILFLFLGNARGALIVALTIPFSLLFASICLNLNHIPANLLSLGALDFGMVVDGAVVMVENIVRHMNRKHDEPRSTMDVVREAAHEVQRPVFYAIGIIITAYLPIFTLQQVEGRLFRPMAWTVAFALLGALIFSMFLAPVLSTFLFKNGAKEWHNPVMEFLTKHYRSAALWAVESRWIVVGATLAGLCLALFLAEGGVIGSEFLPHLDEGAVWVRGTLAPSTGPTEGIRVMTQARQVLANFPEAKDVVSQVGRPDDGTDTTGFFDTEYFVDLKQKKDWRPVFHENKEELISAMDRELEKMPGIIWNFSQPISDNMEEAVSGVKGELAVKVYGDDLKTLEKKGDEIVGVMSKIKGIQDLGLFRVIGQPNLNFTVDRAAAARFGINVSDVQDAIQTAVGGNAVTQVLDGEARYDVVPRYAQKYRDSAEAIENVRLVSPSGERVSLAQLTKPVLADGASEIYRESNSRYVAIKYSVRGRDLGGAVEEAIDKVTKEVKLPPGYSLDWAGEYASQKRSAKRLAIVVPITIGLIFFILYMMFGSLKWSMLIMANVVIAPIGGTLALLVTHTNFSVSSGVGFLALFGVSVQTGVIMLEYINQMRVRGHSIEDSAVDGAVLRLRPIMMTMLVATLGLLPAATSHGIGSDSQRPFAVVIVGGLISDLIISLFLLPTLYVWIAGPNDVLPEPEGEFD, encoded by the coding sequence ATAATGGGATCGCTCGTAGATTTCGCGCTCAAGAACCGATTTCTTGTCCTCATCTTGGCGATTCTTCTCTTCGTCTGGGGCATCATCTCGTTCCGCGCGCTTCCCGTTGAGGCGTATCCCGACGTCGCGAACAACTACGTCCAGATCATCACGCAGTGGCCCGGTCGCTCGGCGGAAGACGTAGAAAAGCAGATCACTGTTCCGGTCGAGATCCAGATGAACGGCATCCCGCATCTGACGCATCTCCGTTCCACCACGCTCGCAGGCCTCTCGAGCGTGATGCTGATCTTCGACGATGAGTCCACCAACGACTGGAACCGCGAGAAGGTTCTGGAGCGCATCTCACAGGTCACTCTACCAACGGGCCTGACTCCCCAGATTGGAACCGACTGGAGCCCCGTCGGACAGATCTACTGGTACACCCTGACCAGTAAGAACCCTAGCTACGACAACATGGCGTTGAAGTCGCTCGAAGACTGGACGCTCGAGAAGCAGTTCAAGTCGGTCCCGGGCGTCGTCGATGTCTCCAGCTTTGGCGGCATCACGCGCGAGTACCAGGTTCGCATCGATCCCGACAAGCTCATCTCCTACGGCCTCACTATCGGTCAGGTCGAGCAGCAGTTGACGAACAACAACGTCAACGCTGGCGGTAGCTTCATTGAAGAGGGCGAACAGGCCATCAACGTCCAGGCGGTGGGCCTGTTCACCAACGTCAACGACATCGCCAACACCGTCATCAAGACGCAGAGCGGCACCGCGCTTCGTATCCGCGACATCGCTACCGTAGAGCAGGGAGCCAAGATCCGCCTAGGCCAGATCGGCAAAGCGATTCGCCGCAACGATGGCGTCGTGGTGGACGACCCCGATGTGGTCGAAGGCATTGTGCTCCTACAGAAGGGGGCCAATTCCGACGAGGTACTGGATAACATCCACGCTAAGGTGACCGAGTTGAACGGCATCGACGCGAAGCCCGCGGTTCCCGCCCACTTCGACGGGGAGTTTCCTTTCTTTCATTCGTCAGAACCCGCTGTCGCCGCGAAGCAGGGGTTATTGCCGCCCGGCGTGAAGGTCGTCCCGTTCCTCGACCGAGATGATCTCGTCCATCTCACGACCCACACCGTGCTGCACAACCTGACAGAGGGAATCATCCTCGTGATGATCATCCTCTTTCTCTTCCTTGGCAACGCTCGCGGCGCGCTTATCGTCGCGCTCACCATTCCGTTCTCGCTGCTCTTCGCATCGATCTGTCTCAACCTGAATCACATTCCCGCAAACCTGCTCTCGCTTGGTGCGCTGGACTTCGGTATGGTCGTCGATGGCGCGGTCGTAATGGTCGAAAACATCGTCCGCCACATGAACCGCAAGCATGACGAACCGCGCTCCACCATGGACGTCGTGCGCGAGGCCGCGCATGAGGTCCAGCGACCCGTCTTCTACGCCATCGGCATCATCATCACTGCCTACCTTCCCATCTTCACCCTGCAGCAGGTGGAAGGCCGCCTCTTCCGCCCCATGGCCTGGACGGTCGCCTTCGCTCTGCTCGGCGCTCTCATCTTCTCCATGTTTCTCGCCCCCGTGCTCTCCACTTTCCTTTTCAAGAACGGAGCGAAGGAGTGGCACAACCCGGTCATGGAGTTTCTGACCAAGCACTATCGCAGCGCGGCTCTCTGGGCGGTCGAGTCACGCTGGATCGTCGTTGGAGCCACGCTCGCAGGCCTCTGCCTCGCGCTCTTTCTCGCCGAAGGCGGCGTCATCGGTTCCGAGTTTCTGCCGCACCTCGACGAAGGCGCAGTCTGGGTTCGCGGCACTCTCGCCCCCAGCACTGGCCCGACCGAGGGTATTCGAGTGATGACCCAGGCGCGGCAGGTCCTGGCAAACTTTCCCGAGGCGAAGGACGTTGTCAGCCAGGTCGGCCGTCCGGACGACGGCACGGATACCACCGGCTTCTTCGACACCGAATACTTCGTCGACCTGAAGCAGAAGAAAGATTGGCGCCCGGTCTTTCACGAGAACAAGGAAGAGCTGATCTCCGCGATGGACCGAGAACTCGAGAAGATGCCCGGCATCATCTGGAACTTCTCGCAGCCCATCTCCGACAACATGGAAGAGGCGGTCAGCGGCGTCAAGGGCGAACTCGCCGTCAAGGTCTATGGCGACGACCTGAAGACGCTCGAAAAGAAGGGCGACGAGATCGTCGGCGTGATGAGCAAGATCAAGGGCATTCAAGACCTTGGTCTCTTCCGAGTCATCGGCCAGCCGAACCTGAACTTCACCGTGGACCGCGCAGCGGCCGCTCGCTTCGGCATCAACGTCTCCGACGTGCAGGATGCGATCCAGACCGCCGTCGGCGGTAACGCCGTCACTCAGGTCCTCGACGGCGAGGCACGCTACGACGTCGTGCCCCGTTACGCCCAGAAGTATCGTGACAGCGCGGAGGCTATCGAAAATGTAAGGCTGGTCTCTCCCAGCGGCGAGCGCGTCTCGCTGGCGCAGCTCACCAAGCCTGTTCTCGCCGACGGGGCCTCCGAGATCTATCGCGAAAGCAACTCGCGCTACGTTGCCATCAAGTACAGCGTCCGTGGCCGCGATCTTGGCGGTGCGGTCGAAGAGGCCATCGACAAGGTCACTAAAGAGGTCAAACTGCCTCCCGGCTACTCGCTCGACTGGGCCGGAGAGTACGCTAGCCAGAAGCGCTCCGCCAAGCGCCTTGCCATCGTCGTCCCCATTACCATCGGACTGATCTTCTTCATCCTGTACATGATGTTCGGTTCGCTGAAGTGGTCGATGCTGATCATGGCAAACGTAGTTATTGCCCCTATCGGTGGCACCCTTGCCCTCCTGGTTACGCACACCAACTTCAGTGTTTCGTCTGGTGTCGGCTTCCTTGCACTCTTCGGCGTGTCCGTGCAAACCGGTGTCATCATGCTTGAGTACATTAACCAGATGCGCGTGCGCGGCCACTCCATCGAAGACTCCGCTGTCGATGGCGCAGTGCTTCGCCTGCGTCCCATCATGATGACCATGCTGGTCGCCACTCTCGGCCTGCTTCCGGCAGCGACCTCGCATGGTATCGGTTCAGACTCCCAGCGACCCTTCGCTGTGGTGATCGTCGGCGGTCTCATCTCCGACCTCATCATCAGCCTGTTCCTGTTGCCCACGCTCTATGTATGGATCGCGGGCCCGAACGACGTTCTTCCCGAGCCCGAAGGCGAGTTCGACTAA
- a CDS encoding ATP-binding protein, which yields MRASFQSAVRWLLLSSSRRALLVRGAALIVAISLVDWKIAAEVPLGFLYLFPILLVSRVLKRREILLVALLCMGLTELFDDIQWTLLSGLPRDMLYFAAFAGIGSYVYEVHQNRLTAAAHTDRLEAEVLVRRGLEEQLEHLIETSPVAIVSADGGGCILLANEAAHRLFTMTEDCRGTPIAKLLPAFNVIPGRRDAAQGFRTLMQCKGHRGDGSIFIADVWFSTYTTSLGPRISAMIVDSSEDFRDREEEGLHQLLSGSRIVAAALSHEVRNVCGAIAMVHQNLVRCDDMQHNRDFEALGTLVLALEKIASIELGEAPEVAVSVRLDSFIEELRIVVEPTLKEAEIELCWEIPESLPTVWADRHSLMQVFLNLVRNSVRALASNADPKLVLRVSETPQSVRVAIIDNGEGVSHPELLFRPFQPHSKGTGLGLCVSRALMRTLHGDLTYQPCEAGATFVVTLARSATA from the coding sequence GTGCGGGCATCCTTTCAATCCGCCGTTCGCTGGTTGCTTCTCAGCAGTAGCCGCCGTGCGTTGCTGGTGCGCGGGGCTGCGCTGATCGTTGCTATCTCGCTGGTCGATTGGAAGATCGCTGCGGAAGTTCCTCTGGGATTTCTTTACCTTTTCCCCATTCTACTGGTAAGCCGCGTGCTGAAACGTCGCGAGATTCTGCTCGTGGCCCTGCTCTGCATGGGTCTGACGGAGCTGTTCGATGACATTCAGTGGACGCTCTTGTCGGGCCTTCCCCGCGATATGCTGTACTTCGCGGCGTTCGCTGGCATCGGGTCGTATGTTTATGAGGTACATCAGAACCGACTCACGGCTGCTGCCCATACAGACCGGCTCGAGGCAGAAGTGCTGGTGCGCCGCGGACTCGAGGAACAGCTCGAACACCTGATCGAGACGAGTCCGGTGGCCATTGTGAGCGCGGACGGTGGCGGCTGCATTCTTCTGGCGAACGAGGCAGCGCATCGCCTCTTCACCATGACGGAAGATTGCCGGGGCACTCCTATCGCCAAGCTGTTGCCGGCCTTTAACGTCATTCCTGGTCGACGGGACGCGGCCCAGGGATTTCGGACCCTTATGCAGTGCAAGGGCCACCGCGGGGACGGAAGCATCTTCATTGCGGACGTGTGGTTTTCGACCTATACGACAAGCCTTGGTCCAAGAATCTCAGCGATGATCGTCGACTCCTCGGAAGACTTTCGCGACCGCGAAGAAGAAGGGTTGCACCAGCTGCTGTCGGGCTCGCGTATCGTCGCGGCTGCTCTTTCGCATGAGGTCCGCAACGTCTGCGGCGCGATTGCGATGGTCCACCAGAACCTCGTACGCTGCGACGATATGCAGCACAACCGCGACTTTGAAGCTCTGGGCACACTGGTGCTGGCACTTGAAAAGATTGCGTCGATCGAGTTGGGTGAGGCGCCGGAGGTCGCGGTAAGTGTCCGGCTCGACTCGTTCATCGAAGAGTTGCGGATCGTCGTGGAGCCAACGCTCAAGGAGGCCGAGATCGAACTGTGCTGGGAGATTCCGGAGTCGTTGCCCACGGTCTGGGCCGATCGCCACAGCCTCATGCAGGTCTTTCTGAACCTCGTTCGGAATAGCGTGAGAGCGTTAGCATCGAACGCCGACCCGAAGCTTGTCCTTCGCGTGAGCGAGACGCCGCAGTCGGTCAGGGTCGCGATCATCGACAACGGAGAAGGCGTGTCGCATCCGGAACTTCTATTTCGACCATTCCAACCCCATTCGAAAGGGACCGGTCTCGGACTTTGCGTTTCGCGCGCGCTGATGCGTACACTTCACGGCGATCTGACTTATCAACCTTGCGAAGCGGGAGCGACATTTGTGGTGACTCTCGCACGCTCCGCCACGGCCTAG
- a CDS encoding response regulator: MQNHDKIRLLLLDDHSLFRESLGRLLRSEPDLEVIADFHSADEAVAALEKIKVDVILLDHDLGEKDGLAVLDAIKTSRFTGRILFVTAGMSDDETRSAARRGASGVFLKHSSPADLLNAIRRVAAGERWFDRKALQALSFGDREADLQHGKTDGVPPFNPREQSVLDEIYSGLTNKEIAAKLNISEGYVKAVLQQLFAKTGVRTRSQLVRIALEAQFARRTAS, translated from the coding sequence ATGCAGAACCACGATAAGATTCGGCTGCTTCTGCTCGACGATCACTCTCTGTTCCGCGAGAGCCTTGGCCGCCTGCTCCGTTCCGAACCGGATCTCGAGGTGATCGCCGACTTCCACTCTGCCGACGAGGCAGTTGCCGCGCTCGAGAAGATCAAGGTCGATGTCATCCTGCTGGACCATGATCTTGGCGAGAAGGATGGTCTTGCCGTCCTTGACGCCATAAAGACATCGCGATTTACGGGAAGGATTCTCTTCGTTACCGCTGGGATGAGCGATGATGAGACACGGAGCGCGGCCCGCCGCGGCGCATCGGGAGTCTTTCTGAAACATAGTTCGCCTGCCGATCTGCTGAACGCTATTCGCCGGGTTGCGGCGGGCGAGCGGTGGTTCGACCGGAAGGCGCTTCAGGCGCTCTCGTTCGGAGATCGTGAAGCCGATCTTCAGCACGGCAAAACTGATGGAGTTCCGCCGTTCAACCCCCGAGAGCAGAGCGTGCTTGATGAGATATACAGCGGCCTTACGAACAAGGAGATTGCGGCGAAGCTCAATATCTCCGAAGGATACGTAAAGGCGGTGCTGCAACAGCTCTTTGCGAAGACGGGCGTGCGCACTCGCAGCCAACTGGTCCGTATCGCGCTCGAGGCGCAGTTCGCACGGCGAACTGCTTCGTAG